The following are from one region of the Denitrobacterium detoxificans genome:
- a CDS encoding SDR family oxidoreductase — MGTRYNDVWVTGSTGYLGREIAHRLANRGYTVYGTDQDVDITDFDQVKEFVRRNRPQVVVNCAGMRRTLVTPQNKNEAIKVNGLGPRNLAIATASIDSLLVQFSSDDVFSRIMDEPVDEFDAPVPDTTYGKSKLVGENFIRELNPRHIIIRSSWLYHADGGDMGEMVVSAMEGRPLSRRVDQIACPTSVRTVCHFLMRAIQAHEYGLFHVVSSGSCTRLEFAREVYRLLGADPQLVTAAESDKATAQNIILEPLMVQMTGVTELPTWQQDLEGYLKRVGLIPEGGAR; from the coding sequence ATGGGAACTCGATACAACGACGTATGGGTGACTGGCTCCACAGGGTACTTGGGACGCGAAATCGCACATCGTCTGGCCAATCGAGGCTATACGGTATACGGTACCGACCAAGACGTGGACATCACCGATTTCGACCAGGTGAAGGAGTTCGTGCGGCGCAATCGTCCGCAGGTGGTTGTGAACTGCGCGGGCATGCGCCGCACCCTGGTTACGCCCCAGAACAAGAACGAGGCCATCAAGGTCAACGGCCTGGGGCCGCGCAACCTCGCCATCGCCACGGCCAGCATCGATTCGCTGCTCGTGCAGTTTTCCAGCGATGACGTGTTTTCCCGCATCATGGACGAACCTGTCGACGAGTTCGACGCGCCTGTGCCCGATACCACGTATGGCAAGTCGAAGCTGGTGGGCGAGAACTTCATTCGCGAGCTGAACCCGCGTCACATTATCATCCGTTCGTCGTGGCTCTATCACGCCGACGGTGGCGACATGGGCGAAATGGTTGTTTCGGCCATGGAGGGCCGTCCCCTTTCGCGTCGCGTCGACCAAATCGCCTGCCCCACCTCGGTGCGCACGGTGTGCCATTTCCTCATGCGTGCCATCCAGGCGCATGAGTACGGGCTGTTCCACGTAGTTAGCTCGGGCTCGTGCACGCGCTTGGAGTTTGCGCGCGAAGTGTACCGTCTTCTGGGCGCCGACCCGCAGCTGGTCACGGCTGCCGAAAGCGACAAGGCTACCGCGCAGAACATCATCCTCGAGCCGCTCATGGTTCAGATGACGGGCGTTACGGAGCTTCCCACGTGGCAGCAGGACCTCGAAGGCTACCTGAAGCGCGTTGGTCTTATTCCGGAAGGAGGGGCTCGATGA
- a CDS encoding RrF2 family transcriptional regulator, with protein MSGMYSTKGRYALRAMADLAMHEGWVSLGDVSKRQNISRKYLEQVIALMGKAGYVKSTRGKGGGYQLAVKPEELSVGQILRAAEGSLAPVECLDCTNGEVCPIMDTCPTISMWRDLGKITSEYLNDKTLADIISAAE; from the coding sequence ATGTCTGGCATGTATTCGACAAAAGGACGTTATGCGCTGCGCGCCATGGCCGATTTGGCCATGCACGAGGGCTGGGTCTCGCTGGGCGATGTCTCCAAGCGCCAGAATATTTCGCGTAAGTATCTGGAGCAGGTCATTGCGCTCATGGGCAAGGCTGGCTACGTGAAGAGTACGCGTGGCAAAGGCGGCGGCTATCAGCTTGCCGTGAAGCCCGAGGAACTTTCTGTAGGGCAGATCCTGCGCGCGGCCGAAGGGTCGCTGGCCCCCGTGGAGTGTCTCGACTGCACCAATGGCGAAGTGTGTCCCATCATGGACACGTGTCCGACCATCTCTATGTGGCGCGATCTGGGCAAGATTACTTCCGAGTATTTGAACGACAAAACGCTCGCCGACATTATTTCAGCCGCCGAATAA
- a CDS encoding TetR-like C-terminal domain-containing protein, protein MLALCEKKDINKISVRDVLEESGAARQTFYNCYHDINDLILDVPFALAETCDEGLYTQDACTALFCTARQERGYFGQLPHHTGQNCFRDSYLNKLKEIYYHSVFHGSPCEIAAQKAQIDAYIYGVVDLFMEWCATGMQDDPQWIAAVIFSMKPPFMTEDPLPDYCAHQGAFSLEA, encoded by the coding sequence ATGCTCGCGCTATGCGAGAAAAAGGACATCAACAAGATATCCGTCCGCGATGTGCTCGAGGAATCGGGCGCTGCTCGTCAGACGTTCTACAACTGCTATCACGATATCAACGACCTTATCCTAGACGTGCCGTTCGCGCTTGCCGAAACGTGCGACGAGGGCCTGTACACGCAAGACGCTTGCACCGCCCTCTTTTGCACGGCGCGGCAAGAACGCGGCTATTTCGGGCAGCTCCCCCACCACACGGGGCAGAACTGCTTCCGCGATAGCTATCTAAACAAGCTGAAGGAAATCTACTACCATTCGGTATTCCACGGCTCGCCCTGCGAAATCGCCGCGCAGAAAGCCCAGATCGATGCATATATCTACGGCGTGGTCGACCTGTTCATGGAATGGTGCGCCACGGGCATGCAAGACGACCCACAATGGATTGCGGCCGTCATCTTCAGCATGAAGCCACCCTTCATGACCGAAGACCCCCTACCCGATTACTGCGCGCACCAAGGCGCATTTTCCCTGGAAGCGTAA
- a CDS encoding 4Fe-4S binding protein — MEESEKKRLGLDRRDFVRGAALGAMGMMPIFELLGCSSPKSQEAKSEKPESAQAAETSTSGEWIDPSKSDELMQKVLTETEVTSDLVCDDGTVIPAVYVRMRNRINRIGRGIGSIPNDSHSWDMIMYLWSEEDAENYLKMPLHEYFTAGDYAHAADIDEDKALAILEDQAKRNLIWRVRRGGLPLFILMPYINGFWEFNELDALYHKDMGKVAEFDMLGIKGVDPNGESGFDNTFPLFRSYPVSVDVVQGDKLAEGHDWRALIKRNPKITVSECQCRTMWKALGVPWDESHPTRTCLSLGEMAEYFIENDIGEQITQDEAIAIVEDAIDHHMVVESVCAKDADIICCCHSKSCGNLMAYRGINGEAACSTYYSAYLLKYDKDKCMKCGKCVEICPMQSITQDSDGTCVMDKACVRCGQCARVCPASARVLTENPTYPDLPIDYVDCNKYFAKDRMARGQLVDYVG; from the coding sequence ATGGAAGAAAGCGAGAAGAAGAGGCTTGGCCTCGACCGTCGTGACTTCGTGCGCGGCGCCGCCCTGGGCGCCATGGGCATGATGCCCATCTTCGAACTGCTGGGTTGCAGCAGCCCGAAGAGCCAGGAAGCCAAGTCCGAAAAGCCCGAATCGGCCCAGGCTGCCGAAACGAGCACGTCGGGCGAGTGGATCGACCCCAGCAAGAGCGACGAGCTCATGCAGAAGGTCCTCACCGAGACGGAAGTTACGAGCGATCTGGTATGCGACGATGGCACGGTCATTCCCGCCGTGTACGTGCGCATGCGCAACCGCATCAACCGCATCGGCCGCGGCATCGGCTCCATCCCCAATGACTCGCACTCTTGGGACATGATCATGTACCTGTGGTCGGAGGAAGACGCCGAGAACTACCTGAAGATGCCCCTGCACGAGTACTTCACCGCCGGTGATTACGCTCACGCAGCAGACATCGACGAGGACAAGGCCCTGGCGATTCTGGAAGACCAGGCGAAGCGCAACCTCATCTGGCGCGTGCGCCGTGGCGGCCTTCCCCTGTTCATCCTGATGCCGTATATCAACGGCTTCTGGGAGTTCAACGAGCTCGACGCCCTGTATCACAAGGACATGGGCAAGGTTGCCGAGTTCGACATGCTGGGCATCAAGGGCGTCGACCCGAACGGCGAGTCGGGCTTCGACAACACGTTCCCCCTGTTCCGCAGCTATCCTGTGAGCGTTGACGTCGTTCAGGGCGACAAGCTGGCCGAAGGCCACGATTGGCGTGCCCTCATCAAGCGCAACCCCAAGATCACCGTTTCCGAGTGCCAGTGCCGCACCATGTGGAAGGCCCTGGGCGTGCCCTGGGACGAATCCCACCCCACGCGCACTTGCCTGTCGCTGGGCGAAATGGCCGAGTACTTCATCGAGAATGACATCGGAGAGCAGATCACCCAGGACGAGGCCATCGCCATCGTGGAAGACGCCATCGACCACCATATGGTCGTCGAATCCGTCTGCGCCAAGGACGCCGACATCATCTGCTGCTGCCACTCCAAGAGCTGCGGCAACCTCATGGCATATCGCGGCATCAACGGCGAGGCCGCCTGCTCCACGTACTACAGCGCTTACCTGCTGAAGTACGACAAGGACAAGTGCATGAAGTGCGGCAAGTGCGTCGAGATCTGCCCCATGCAGTCCATCACGCAGGATTCCGACGGCACGTGCGTCATGGACAAGGCCTGCGTCCGCTGCGGCCAGTGCGCTAGGGTATGCCCCGCATCCGCACGCGTTCTCACCGAGAACCCCACGTACCCCGACCTGCCCATCGACTATGTCGACTGCAACAAGTACTTCGCCAAGGACCGCATGGCCCGCGGCCAGCTCGTCGACTACGTCGGCTAA
- a CDS encoding hydrogenase maturation nickel metallochaperone HypA produces the protein MHEMSYVRNVVDIVTEEAAASGVSRVQAVYLVIGEGRDIVEDYFEGLFRHLARGTVAENAEIVIHRVPYTMRCNTCGTPFHAEYIRREPRVCPCCGATDDCTFLRGMEFSISSIEAAVDDDEEESESPTLAETATAL, from the coding sequence ATGCACGAAATGTCATACGTCCGCAACGTCGTAGATATTGTCACGGAAGAAGCAGCCGCTTCAGGCGTGAGCCGCGTGCAGGCCGTCTACCTGGTCATTGGCGAAGGCCGCGATATCGTCGAAGACTACTTCGAGGGGCTCTTCCGCCATCTTGCACGAGGCACGGTCGCCGAAAACGCCGAAATCGTCATCCATCGCGTCCCCTACACCATGCGCTGCAACACATGCGGAACTCCGTTCCATGCGGAGTACATCCGTCGCGAACCACGTGTTTGCCCCTGCTGCGGAGCCACCGACGACTGCACGTTCCTGCGTGGCATGGAATTCTCCATCAGCAGCATCGAGGCCGCCGTGGACGATGACGAGGAAGAGAGCGAATCGCCCACCCTGGCCGAAACGGCGACTGCCCTATAA
- a CDS encoding bifunctional diguanylate cyclase/phosphodiesterase, whose protein sequence is MFSFVAEYLALVILGVIIAVVGRREYLNTHDQFRFFTSVILAIVSIVIDSLCVFTLEHSHELPLWVNYIDNAAYYIVCFVMVSSFTDYVFSFMLRRSGRRRFLAIAGHLNHYMCLLCVVLTLFNPITQWMFYIAADFTYIHGPLWVIGYAQVVFMLLLSGLCTALYRREVSRAMMRVVRISIPALAALIGFQLAYPGTMMNGIMAAIFSLILLLVLQSSSIETDALTGLGNRFAFVAAAGTWTETRHPKRILVLLVHGLEDINSTYGMDAGDRVIIDIAEHAREICAGGDVFRINATSIALVFSHRENRTGEEIAAFVNANLPNEIIVEGDKLRIQMSVIDYAANMVGGAPKVVERIEYARDEARRNRLSFIRVDDALISEVESKKRLTRYLEESVDLNRFEVWLQPVYNVKDSCLCSAEALVRLKGPKGDFIPPAQFVGIAEDSALIMAIGEQVIRKLCTFAQSHPALPLKMISINLSLRQLSDSRFPDLLDGAIDSAGISRNLIALEITERMFAADDRVAATLAELVNRGYRFLMDDFGTGFSNFASMLDFPFSFIKLDRILLAAAQEDGYDTIRTLTRLFHHGGYEVVIEGVETAEQARQVIDCGVDYIQGFYYARPMPLYQVPEFLNETDFSCRVSVVKHYGMKALR, encoded by the coding sequence GTGTTCTCATTTGTCGCGGAATATCTCGCCTTGGTCATCCTGGGCGTCATTATTGCCGTGGTGGGACGTCGTGAGTACCTGAACACGCATGACCAGTTCCGGTTCTTTACAAGCGTTATCCTGGCTATCGTTTCCATCGTTATCGACTCGCTCTGCGTATTCACGCTCGAGCATTCCCACGAGTTGCCGCTTTGGGTCAACTACATAGACAACGCGGCGTATTACATCGTCTGCTTCGTCATGGTCTCCAGCTTCACCGACTACGTGTTCAGCTTCATGCTGCGTCGCTCGGGTCGCAGGCGCTTTCTAGCCATTGCAGGCCATTTGAACCACTACATGTGCCTGCTATGCGTGGTGCTTACGCTGTTCAACCCCATCACCCAATGGATGTTTTACATTGCGGCCGACTTCACCTACATCCACGGGCCGTTGTGGGTTATTGGATATGCCCAGGTAGTGTTCATGCTCCTGCTTTCGGGGCTGTGTACGGCGCTGTATCGCCGCGAGGTGAGCCGCGCCATGATGCGCGTCGTGCGCATCTCTATCCCGGCGCTTGCCGCGCTCATTGGCTTCCAGTTGGCATATCCGGGCACCATGATGAACGGCATCATGGCTGCCATTTTCTCGCTCATTTTGCTGCTTGTGCTGCAATCCAGCAGTATCGAGACCGATGCCCTTACGGGGCTGGGAAATCGCTTCGCGTTTGTTGCCGCCGCCGGTACGTGGACGGAGACGCGTCACCCAAAGCGCATTTTGGTGCTGCTCGTGCATGGGCTCGAGGATATCAACTCCACGTATGGCATGGATGCGGGCGATCGCGTGATCATCGACATTGCCGAACATGCCCGTGAGATATGCGCAGGTGGCGATGTGTTCCGCATCAACGCTACGTCAATTGCGCTTGTGTTCAGCCATAGGGAGAATCGTACGGGCGAGGAAATCGCTGCGTTCGTGAATGCGAACCTGCCGAACGAAATCATCGTGGAAGGCGATAAGTTGCGCATTCAGATGAGCGTTATCGACTATGCCGCCAATATGGTGGGTGGCGCTCCCAAGGTCGTTGAGCGCATCGAGTATGCGCGCGACGAAGCGCGCCGTAATCGGCTTTCCTTCATTCGCGTCGACGACGCTCTCATCTCCGAAGTGGAAAGCAAGAAGCGCCTGACGCGCTACCTGGAAGAATCGGTGGATCTGAATCGCTTCGAGGTGTGGCTGCAGCCGGTATACAACGTGAAGGATAGCTGCCTCTGCTCTGCCGAGGCGCTTGTGCGCCTGAAGGGGCCCAAGGGCGATTTTATTCCGCCAGCGCAGTTCGTGGGCATTGCGGAAGACAGCGCGCTCATTATGGCCATCGGCGAGCAGGTCATTCGCAAGCTGTGCACCTTCGCACAATCGCATCCTGCGTTGCCCCTGAAGATGATTTCGATAAACCTCTCGCTGCGTCAGCTTTCCGATAGCCGGTTCCCCGATTTGCTTGATGGGGCCATCGACTCTGCGGGCATTTCGCGCAACCTCATTGCCCTCGAGATCACCGAGCGCATGTTTGCGGCCGACGATCGAGTCGCTGCTACGCTTGCCGAGCTGGTGAATCGCGGATACCGTTTCCTCATGGACGACTTTGGCACGGGGTTCTCGAACTTCGCGTCCATGCTTGACTTCCCGTTTAGCTTCATCAAGCTCGACCGCATCCTGCTGGCCGCAGCTCAGGAAGACGGGTACGACACCATCCGCACGCTCACGCGTCTGTTCCACCATGGCGGCTACGAGGTGGTTATCGAGGGCGTGGAAACCGCCGAGCAAGCGCGACAGGTTATCGATTGCGGCGTCGATTACATTCAGGGCTTCTACTACGCACGGCCCATGCCGCTCTACCAGGTGCCGGAATTCCTCAACGAGACCGATTTTAGCTGTCGTGTTTCCGTCGTGAAGCATTATGGTATGAAGGCGCTCCGGTAA
- a CDS encoding DUF3793 family protein — MGSENTNAKLAKKIVHNCAPTLAALKPANLFTVHFMDARSGNACAQERASRIVREGFASALRSAREQLGSGGVSIRVLAVRPGNALVLVFRPELVARAFANSRASAYLRSLGYNVDSLDACIAELARRVRASDVLAGAERSRAFPHEVGFFLGYPPEDVIAFIEGGSECLCMGCWKAYGDACSAQACFEAYRRCVRMMDQLHEQGAPLHYLAQLEAAS, encoded by the coding sequence ATGGGTAGCGAAAACACGAACGCGAAACTGGCGAAGAAGATCGTCCACAATTGCGCTCCCACGTTGGCTGCCCTGAAGCCCGCAAACCTATTCACCGTGCACTTCATGGATGCACGCAGTGGTAATGCTTGCGCGCAGGAGCGCGCAAGCCGTATCGTGCGCGAAGGGTTTGCCTCGGCGTTACGCTCGGCGCGTGAGCAGCTGGGGTCGGGCGGTGTGAGCATTCGCGTGCTTGCCGTGCGTCCGGGGAATGCGCTTGTGCTGGTGTTCCGTCCGGAATTGGTTGCTCGTGCGTTTGCAAACTCGCGCGCGAGCGCGTACCTGCGGTCGCTTGGCTACAACGTGGATTCACTTGATGCGTGTATCGCCGAACTTGCGCGTCGCGTGCGGGCGAGCGATGTGCTTGCGGGTGCCGAGCGCAGTAGGGCGTTTCCCCATGAGGTTGGCTTTTTCCTGGGCTACCCGCCCGAGGACGTTATCGCCTTCATCGAAGGCGGTTCGGAATGTCTGTGCATGGGTTGCTGGAAGGCGTACGGCGATGCCTGCTCTGCGCAGGCGTGCTTCGAGGCCTATCGGCGGTGCGTGCGCATGATGGACCAGCTGCACGAGCAGGGCGCGCCCCTGCATTACCTTGCGCA
- the sufU gene encoding Fe-S cluster assembly sulfur transfer protein SufU yields MDVTNLYNAQFIDHVNHPDYNYELEDATCEHDGINPSCGDELHIAVRLDGQGRIEEASYTGHGCAVSMASADIMSDLMIGKTKEEAIALCDLFGGMLTGVEQDESKLAGQLDEAMLLSDIRHMPARVKCAELSWRTLAEMLRASGLE; encoded by the coding sequence ATGGACGTAACTAATCTGTACAATGCGCAATTCATCGACCATGTGAACCATCCCGATTATAATTACGAACTTGAGGATGCTACTTGCGAGCACGATGGCATCAATCCTTCGTGCGGCGATGAACTGCATATCGCCGTGCGTCTCGATGGCCAGGGCCGCATTGAAGAGGCTTCCTACACCGGCCATGGGTGCGCGGTTTCGATGGCTTCGGCCGACATCATGAGCGATCTCATGATTGGCAAGACGAAAGAAGAGGCCATCGCGCTGTGCGACCTATTTGGGGGTATGCTCACGGGGGTCGAGCAAGACGAGTCCAAGCTCGCTGGCCAGCTCGATGAGGCCATGCTCCTAAGCGATATTCGCCATATGCCCGCGCGCGTGAAATGCGCCGAGCTGTCGTGGCGTACGTTGGCCGAAATGCTTCGGGCTTCTGGCCTGGAGTAA
- a CDS encoding dicarboxylate/amino acid:cation symporter, with product MSKKPEQLSAVDTLEGKKAHRVGLTGQILIALALGIVCGIVFHYLIPDSPIKTDVFVNGIFYFVGQAFIRLMQMLVVPLVLCSIVCGAAAIGDVKTLGKVGIKTLLFYICTTALAISIALAVGTLIAPGLGVDTSAIQANASTSTVATTETSIMDTLLGIIPKNPFNAIAEGDMLPVIFFALFVGILLAVMGSKVENLHRLFEQGNELMMKMTEVVMKVAPLGVFCLLANTFAKLGFDMFVPMLKYMGGVIGALAIQCFVVYAVLFVVFTRLNPITFFKKFGRVMLFAFSTSSSNATIPLNIETLSERVGVKRRISSFTIPLGATINMDGTSIMQGVAVVFTAQLFGVNLGPAEIATVIATATLASIGTAGVPSVGLVTLSMVFNSVGLPLEGIAMIMGIDRILDMLRTAVNITGDAVVTTIVAKQAGEFDRAVFDDPEAGVAVGHLQDSYEEDEDF from the coding sequence ATGAGCAAAAAGCCAGAGCAGCTTTCCGCCGTCGATACGCTCGAGGGCAAGAAGGCTCATCGCGTAGGGCTCACGGGCCAGATTCTCATCGCGCTCGCGCTTGGCATCGTATGCGGTATCGTGTTCCACTACCTCATTCCCGATAGCCCCATCAAGACCGATGTCTTTGTGAACGGCATCTTCTACTTCGTGGGTCAGGCGTTCATTCGCCTTATGCAGATGCTCGTCGTGCCCCTGGTGCTGTGCTCGATCGTGTGCGGCGCGGCGGCCATCGGCGACGTGAAGACGCTGGGCAAGGTGGGCATCAAGACGTTGCTCTTCTACATTTGCACCACGGCGTTGGCCATTTCGATCGCCCTTGCCGTGGGCACGCTCATTGCTCCGGGCCTGGGCGTCGATACATCGGCCATTCAGGCGAATGCGTCCACGTCTACGGTTGCCACCACGGAAACCAGCATCATGGATACGCTCTTGGGCATCATTCCGAAGAATCCGTTCAACGCCATTGCCGAAGGCGATATGCTGCCGGTCATCTTCTTCGCCCTGTTCGTTGGCATCCTTCTCGCCGTTATGGGCAGCAAGGTGGAAAACCTGCATCGCCTGTTCGAGCAGGGCAACGAACTCATGATGAAGATGACGGAAGTCGTCATGAAGGTTGCGCCGCTTGGCGTGTTCTGCCTGCTGGCGAATACGTTTGCGAAGCTGGGCTTCGACATGTTCGTCCCCATGCTGAAGTACATGGGCGGCGTTATTGGCGCACTGGCCATTCAGTGCTTCGTGGTGTACGCGGTGCTGTTCGTGGTGTTCACGCGTCTGAATCCCATCACCTTCTTCAAGAAGTTCGGCCGCGTGATGCTCTTCGCGTTCTCCACGAGCTCGTCGAACGCCACCATCCCCCTGAACATCGAAACGCTCTCTGAGCGCGTTGGCGTGAAGCGCCGCATTTCGTCGTTCACCATTCCGCTGGGCGCTACCATCAACATGGATGGTACGTCTATCATGCAGGGCGTTGCGGTCGTATTCACTGCCCAGCTGTTCGGCGTGAACCTGGGGCCTGCGGAAATCGCCACCGTCATCGCCACGGCCACGCTGGCCTCCATTGGCACGGCGGGCGTTCCCTCGGTGGGCCTGGTCACGCTTTCCATGGTGTTCAATTCCGTTGGCTTGCCGCTGGAGGGCATTGCCATGATCATGGGCATCGACCGCATTCTTGATATGCTGCGTACGGCCGTGAACATTACGGGCGACGCCGTGGTCACCACCATCGTGGCGAAGCAGGCCGGCGAGTTTGATCGCGCGGTCTTCGACGACCCCGAAGCGGGTGTAGCCGTCGGTCATCTGCAGGATTCGTACGAGGAAGACGAGGACTTCTAG
- a CDS encoding helix-turn-helix transcriptional regulator, producing the protein MASSQKLKLLYLMDILRTETDPDHGVSMADILQKLEERGISAERKGIYSDIETLREFGLDIRKYQRQPVEYALAERDFGLSELMLLVDAVQSSRFLSEGSCKALVKSIRGLASTPVRDALHKQVHVHGRPRVQTQSDFIVVDKLQEAMAARRKISFGYFRYDIHKNKVATRDGATHVVTPVNLTYSDGNYYLVAFSDADQEIRNYRVDRMERIEQLDERAERNDAISSYDPDEVGKCVFGMYHGERVTATLRATENVMNVIVDRFGRDVHAVPIEGENAARVTVTVKESPVFYGWLAQLGSEIQIEAPASLREGYLAFLRDILQSY; encoded by the coding sequence GTGGCTAGTTCTCAGAAGCTGAAGTTGCTGTACCTCATGGATATCCTCCGCACCGAAACCGATCCCGACCACGGCGTTTCCATGGCGGATATCCTCCAGAAGCTGGAGGAGCGCGGCATTTCGGCCGAGCGTAAGGGCATTTACTCCGATATCGAGACGCTGCGGGAATTCGGGCTCGACATCCGCAAATACCAGCGTCAGCCCGTGGAATACGCCCTGGCAGAACGCGATTTCGGGCTTTCCGAGCTCATGCTGCTCGTGGATGCGGTGCAGTCGAGTCGCTTTCTTTCCGAAGGTAGCTGCAAGGCTCTGGTGAAGAGCATTCGCGGCTTGGCCTCCACTCCCGTACGCGACGCCTTGCACAAGCAGGTGCACGTACATGGCCGCCCGCGTGTGCAAACGCAGTCCGATTTCATCGTGGTCGACAAGCTGCAGGAGGCCATGGCGGCACGCAGGAAGATCTCGTTTGGCTATTTCCGTTACGACATCCATAAGAACAAGGTCGCCACCAGGGATGGCGCTACGCATGTGGTTACGCCCGTCAACCTCACGTATTCCGATGGCAATTACTATCTGGTGGCGTTTAGCGATGCCGACCAGGAGATTCGCAATTATCGCGTCGACCGCATGGAGCGCATCGAGCAGCTGGACGAACGTGCGGAACGCAACGACGCCATCTCCTCGTACGACCCCGATGAAGTGGGCAAGTGCGTGTTCGGCATGTACCATGGCGAGCGCGTTACCGCGACGCTGAGGGCCACCGAAAACGTGATGAACGTCATCGTCGATCGCTTCGGTCGCGACGTGCATGCCGTGCCCATCGAGGGCGAGAACGCTGCGCGCGTTACCGTCACGGTGAAGGAAAGCCCCGTGTTCTACGGCTGGCTTGCGCAGTTGGGAAGCGAAATCCAGATCGAGGCTCCTGCGTCTTTGCGTGAGGGGTACCTCGCGTTTCTGCGCGATATCCTGCAGTCGTACTAG
- the hypB gene encoding hydrogenase nickel incorporation protein HypB translates to MEKTRIIEVRKDVLSKNDLAAERFREQKAAEGTFFLDIMASPGAGKTTLLLALIKSLRSAGEESMAVIEADLESDVDALKIKEANVPSVELNTRGVCHVEMNMVEQANQAFGDAVYDYLFLENIGNLVCPADFDTGAHARVMLLSVPEGYDKVYKYPPMFSIVDALIVTKSDYLPVNPDFDMDALVKQARTLNPNIKIFVTSARTGEGVDGVAAWLQEQRASMLDRYRMAM, encoded by the coding sequence ATGGAAAAGACGCGCATCATCGAAGTACGCAAAGACGTTCTATCGAAGAACGATCTTGCCGCCGAGAGGTTCCGCGAACAAAAAGCCGCCGAAGGCACCTTTTTCCTAGACATCATGGCCTCCCCCGGCGCAGGCAAGACCACGCTGCTGCTGGCGCTGATCAAATCCCTCCGCAGCGCAGGCGAAGAGAGCATGGCGGTCATCGAAGCCGACCTGGAATCCGACGTCGATGCCTTGAAGATCAAGGAAGCGAACGTCCCCTCGGTGGAACTAAACACGCGCGGCGTGTGCCACGTGGAGATGAACATGGTCGAACAGGCCAACCAGGCATTCGGTGACGCCGTTTACGACTACCTCTTCCTGGAGAACATCGGCAACCTGGTATGCCCCGCAGATTTCGACACGGGAGCCCACGCTCGCGTGATGCTGCTTTCCGTGCCCGAGGGATATGACAAGGTGTACAAATATCCTCCCATGTTCAGCATCGTCGACGCGCTCATCGTAACGAAGAGCGACTATCTGCCGGTTAACCCCGACTTCGACATGGACGCCCTGGTAAAGCAGGCGCGTACGCTGAACCCGAACATCAAGATCTTCGTGACCTCGGCCCGCACGGGCGAAGGCGTCGATGGCGTAGCCGCGTGGCTGCAAGAGCAGCGTGCAAGCATGCTCGACCGCTATCGCATGGCCATGTAG